In one window of Helianthus annuus cultivar XRQ/B chromosome 17, HanXRQr2.0-SUNRISE, whole genome shotgun sequence DNA:
- the LOC110921339 gene encoding DNA-directed RNA polymerase III subunit RPC6 isoform X1, with protein sequence MTSELCDYARAQQIAPSAPRAFNNYARSVKMSLLNKRKKPEPKQAGGLPELDRKVLEVIKSKKEMAIWTRDLKTETNLTDAAINKCIKNLLNSSHIKEVVHVQQKGRKHYIAAEFEPSKEITGGSWYVNGDLDTTFIDELKNLCLKIIRKLKVATADGVYDFFKANRLTNTECTSQQVSEILRSMVLDNMIIDVKSTGLGEYHSIPVGQVCYRCPPGDLNKGPKTGALVSIPCGICPRIRECTPDGLISPTTCVYYTKWLDF encoded by the exons ATGACCAGCGAATTATGTGACTATGCTCGGGCCCAACAAATCGCCCCGAGTGCGCctcgcgcctttaataactatgctcG ATCCGTCAAGATGAGTCtcttaaataaaagaaaaaaaccaGAACCTAAACAAGCTGGTGGTCTACCTGAATTAGACCGTAAAGTACTCGAAGTCATCAAAAGCAAAAAAGAAATGGCGATCTGGACAAGGGACTTGAAGACCGAAACAAATTTAACAGATGCGGCTATCAACAAGTGTATCAAGAACCTTCTAAACTCATCACACATAAAAGAAGTTGTTCATGTGCAACAGAAGGGTAGAAAACACTACATTGCAGCCGAGTTTGAGCCATCAAAGGAAATCACAGGCGGTTCATGGTATGTTAACGGTGATCTTGATACGACATTCATTGATGAACTCAAAAACCTTTGTTTAAAGATAATTCGGAAgttaaaggttgcaacggctgaTGGAGTGTATGATTTTTTCAAGGCGAACAGGCTGACAAACACAGAGTGCACGAGCCAGCAAGTAAGTGAGATATTGCGGTCTATGGTTTTGGATAATATGATTATAGATGTTAAAAGCACTGGGTTAGGGGAGTATCATTCAATTCCTGTTGGTCAAGTGTGTTATAGATGTCCACCTGGCGATCTTAATAAGGGTCCGAAAACAGGGGCTTTGGTTTCGATTCCTTGTGGGATTTGTCCAAGAATCAGAGAGTGCACACCGGATGGACTTATCTCTCCGACTACCTGTGTTTACTACACCAAATGGTTAGATTTCTGA
- the LOC110921339 gene encoding DNA-directed RNA polymerase III subunit RPC6 isoform X2, which translates to MSLLNKRKKPEPKQAGGLPELDRKVLEVIKSKKEMAIWTRDLKTETNLTDAAINKCIKNLLNSSHIKEVVHVQQKGRKHYIAAEFEPSKEITGGSWYVNGDLDTTFIDELKNLCLKIIRKLKVATADGVYDFFKANRLTNTECTSQQVSEILRSMVLDNMIIDVKSTGLGEYHSIPVGQVCYRCPPGDLNKGPKTGALVSIPCGICPRIRECTPDGLISPTTCVYYTKWLDF; encoded by the coding sequence ATGAGTCtcttaaataaaagaaaaaaaccaGAACCTAAACAAGCTGGTGGTCTACCTGAATTAGACCGTAAAGTACTCGAAGTCATCAAAAGCAAAAAAGAAATGGCGATCTGGACAAGGGACTTGAAGACCGAAACAAATTTAACAGATGCGGCTATCAACAAGTGTATCAAGAACCTTCTAAACTCATCACACATAAAAGAAGTTGTTCATGTGCAACAGAAGGGTAGAAAACACTACATTGCAGCCGAGTTTGAGCCATCAAAGGAAATCACAGGCGGTTCATGGTATGTTAACGGTGATCTTGATACGACATTCATTGATGAACTCAAAAACCTTTGTTTAAAGATAATTCGGAAgttaaaggttgcaacggctgaTGGAGTGTATGATTTTTTCAAGGCGAACAGGCTGACAAACACAGAGTGCACGAGCCAGCAAGTAAGTGAGATATTGCGGTCTATGGTTTTGGATAATATGATTATAGATGTTAAAAGCACTGGGTTAGGGGAGTATCATTCAATTCCTGTTGGTCAAGTGTGTTATAGATGTCCACCTGGCGATCTTAATAAGGGTCCGAAAACAGGGGCTTTGGTTTCGATTCCTTGTGGGATTTGTCCAAGAATCAGAGAGTGCACACCGGATGGACTTATCTCTCCGACTACCTGTGTTTACTACACCAAATGGTTAGATTTCTGA